A single region of the Streptococcus sanguinis genome encodes:
- a CDS encoding GTP pyrophosphokinase family protein, translating to MQEQDIYGKYGAYLPKILEDLSQRIQEANDRVKQETGQKLFEHFNARVKQAVSMEEKCQRKNLPRAPESALKEIRDAIGIRIVCGFIEDIYQTIEVLRQLEGCEIVLEKDYIRAAKPNGYRSYHLILEVETPYEDCHGQNPGRYFVEIQLRTIAMDSWASLEHQMKYKHEIKDSKRIVRELKRCADELASCDVTMQTIRNLIRESE from the coding sequence ATGCAAGAGCAAGATATTTATGGGAAATATGGGGCCTACCTGCCCAAGATTTTAGAGGATCTTAGTCAGCGTATTCAAGAGGCAAATGATCGAGTCAAGCAGGAAACGGGGCAGAAGCTTTTTGAGCATTTTAATGCACGGGTCAAGCAGGCAGTCAGTATGGAAGAGAAATGTCAACGCAAGAATTTGCCTAGGGCGCCAGAGTCAGCCCTGAAAGAAATTCGTGATGCGATTGGGATTCGGATTGTTTGCGGTTTTATTGAGGACATCTATCAGACTATTGAGGTGCTTCGTCAGCTGGAGGGCTGTGAGATTGTTCTGGAAAAGGACTATATCCGAGCTGCCAAGCCTAATGGATATCGCTCCTACCACTTGATATTAGAAGTGGAGACTCCTTATGAGGACTGCCATGGTCAAAATCCCGGCCGCTATTTTGTAGAAATCCAGCTTCGGACCATTGCTATGGACTCTTGGGCCAGCTTAGAGCATCAGATGAAGTACAAGCATGAGATTAAAGACAGCAAGCGGATTGTCCGCGAGCTGAAACGATGTGCAGATGAGCTGGCTTCTTGTGATGTGACCATGCAGACCATCCGCAATTTGATTCGAGAAAGTGAGTGA
- the der gene encoding ribosome biogenesis GTPase Der, whose protein sequence is MALPTIAIVGRPNVGKSTLFNRIAGERISIVEDVEGVTRDRIYATANWLNRKFSIIDTGGIDDVDAPFMEQIKHQAEIAMDEADVIVFVVSGKEGITDADEYVARMLYKTHKPIVLAVNKVDNPEMRNEIFDFYALGLGDPFPVSSVHGIGTGDVLDAIVENLPNEEMAENPDMIKFSLIGRPNVGKSSLINAILGEDRVIASPVAGTTRDAIDTVFTDSEGQEFTMIDTAGMRKSGKVYENTEKYSVMRAMRAIDRSDVVLMVLNAEEGIREYDKRIAGFAHEAGKGIVIVVNKWDTLEKDNHTMKDWEEDIRDQFQYLSYAPIIFVSALTKQRLHKLPDMIKQISQSQNTRIPSAVLNDVIMDAIAINPTPTDKGKRLKIFYATQVATKPPTFVIFVNEEELMHFSYLRFLENQIRKAFVFEGTPIHLIARKRK, encoded by the coding sequence ATGGCCTTACCAACTATTGCCATTGTCGGCCGGCCCAATGTCGGCAAGTCAACGCTCTTCAATCGGATTGCCGGTGAGCGGATTTCCATTGTGGAAGATGTTGAAGGGGTGACCCGCGACCGAATTTATGCGACCGCAAACTGGCTCAACCGTAAGTTTAGTATTATTGATACGGGCGGAATTGACGATGTTGATGCGCCTTTTATGGAGCAAATCAAACACCAGGCTGAGATCGCCATGGACGAAGCAGATGTTATTGTTTTTGTCGTGTCCGGCAAGGAAGGTATCACGGATGCCGACGAGTATGTGGCTCGCATGCTCTATAAGACTCATAAGCCGATTGTTTTAGCTGTCAATAAGGTCGACAATCCTGAAATGCGCAATGAAATTTTTGATTTCTATGCGCTGGGCTTGGGTGATCCATTCCCGGTTTCCTCAGTCCACGGGATTGGTACAGGGGATGTTCTTGACGCAATCGTTGAAAATCTGCCAAATGAGGAAATGGCTGAAAATCCTGATATGATTAAGTTTAGCTTGATTGGCCGTCCTAATGTCGGCAAGTCTAGCTTGATCAATGCCATCTTGGGTGAAGACCGAGTCATTGCTAGTCCAGTGGCTGGTACTACGCGTGACGCTATTGATACGGTCTTTACCGACAGTGAAGGTCAGGAATTTACCATGATTGACACAGCTGGTATGCGCAAGTCAGGCAAGGTCTATGAAAATACAGAGAAATACTCTGTCATGCGGGCTATGCGGGCGATCGATCGCTCAGATGTCGTTCTGATGGTGCTTAATGCCGAAGAAGGAATTCGTGAGTACGACAAGCGAATCGCTGGCTTTGCCCATGAAGCTGGAAAAGGTATTGTTATTGTTGTCAATAAGTGGGATACGCTGGAAAAAGACAACCATACTATGAAAGACTGGGAAGAAGATATACGTGACCAGTTCCAGTATCTGTCTTATGCACCGATTATCTTTGTTTCTGCCTTAACCAAGCAGCGTCTCCATAAGCTGCCGGACATGATTAAGCAGATCAGTCAGAGTCAGAATACCCGCATTCCGTCAGCGGTGCTCAATGATGTTATCATGGATGCCATCGCGATTAATCCGACACCGACTGACAAGGGCAAACGCCTCAAGATTTTTTATGCGACTCAGGTAGCGACCAAACCTCCGACCTTTGTCATCTTTGTCAACGAAGAAGAGCTTATGCACTTCTCTTACTTGCGTTTCTTAGAAAATCAAATCCGCAAGGCCTTTGTCTTTGAAGGAACCCCAATCCACTTGATTGCAAGGAAGCGGAAGTAG
- the greA gene encoding transcription elongation factor GreA — MAEKTYPMTLEEKEKLEKELEELKLVRRPEVVERIKIARSYGDLSENSEYEAAKDEQAFVEGQISSLETKIRYAEIVNSDAVAKDEVAIGKTVTIQEVGESEEEVYIIVGSAGADAFAGKVSNESPIGQALIGKKTGDTATVETPVGSYDVKILKVEKTV; from the coding sequence ATGGCTGAAAAAACTTATCCTATGACCCTAGAGGAAAAGGAAAAACTAGAAAAAGAATTAGAAGAATTGAAATTGGTGCGTCGTCCAGAAGTGGTAGAACGTATCAAGATTGCCCGCTCATACGGAGATTTGTCAGAAAACAGTGAATACGAAGCTGCAAAGGACGAACAGGCTTTTGTGGAAGGACAGATTTCTAGTCTGGAAACCAAGATTCGCTACGCTGAGATTGTAAACAGTGACGCTGTAGCCAAGGACGAGGTAGCTATCGGCAAAACAGTTACCATCCAAGAAGTAGGCGAAAGCGAAGAGGAAGTTTACATTATCGTTGGTTCTGCTGGTGCAGATGCTTTCGCAGGCAAGGTATCCAATGAAAGCCCGATTGGTCAAGCTCTGATTGGCAAAAAGACGGGCGATACTGCAACAGTCGAAACACCGGTTGGCAGCTACGACGTTAAAATTCTCAAGGTTGAAAAAACCGTTTAA
- a CDS encoding response regulator transcription factor: MKILLAEDEQQLSRVLETAMTHEGYQVDTAFDGQEAVDLAKENAYDLMILDIMMPVKTGIEALKEIRQTGNTTHVIMLTAMSEVDDKVTGLDAGADDYLTKPFSLKELLARLRSMSRRVATFTPNLLQIGQTSLNVGEHELISSNSIRLAGKESKMMEFLMLNAQKSLSTQEIFRHVWANDEDEDLDEGFVWIYISYLRQKLKAIHADLAILGEEGGSFTLVPLEGDSHVSEA; this comes from the coding sequence ATGAAGATTTTATTAGCTGAAGATGAGCAGCAGCTGTCCCGTGTCTTGGAAACGGCGATGACCCATGAAGGCTATCAAGTTGATACAGCCTTTGATGGGCAAGAGGCTGTAGACTTGGCCAAGGAAAATGCCTATGATTTGATGATTCTGGATATCATGATGCCGGTCAAGACAGGCATTGAAGCGCTGAAAGAAATCCGCCAAACCGGCAATACGACCCACGTCATCATGCTGACAGCTATGTCGGAGGTGGATGACAAGGTCACAGGGCTGGATGCCGGTGCAGATGATTATCTGACCAAGCCCTTCTCTCTGAAAGAGCTTCTGGCTCGCCTGCGGTCCATGTCCAGACGGGTAGCGACGTTCACTCCCAATTTGCTGCAGATTGGCCAAACGAGCCTCAATGTCGGAGAGCATGAGCTCATTAGCTCCAATTCTATTCGCTTAGCCGGCAAGGAATCTAAAATGATGGAATTTCTTATGCTTAATGCCCAGAAGAGTCTTTCTACTCAGGAAATCTTTCGTCATGTTTGGGCTAATGACGAGGATGAGGATTTAGATGAGGGCTTCGTCTGGATTTATATATCCTATTTGCGTCAGAAGCTGAAGGCTATTCATGCTGACCTTGCTATCTTGGGTGAGGAAGGTGGCAGTTTCACTCTGGTGCCGCTGGAAGGAGATAGCCATGTTTCGGAAGCTTAA
- the murC gene encoding UDP-N-acetylmuramate--L-alanine ligase, with product MTKTYHFIGIKGSGMSALALMLHQMGHKVQGSDVDKYYFTQRGLEQAGISILPFDEKNIQPDYEIIAGNAFRPDNNVEIAYADANGISYKRYHEFLGGFMRDFVSLGVAGAHGKTSTTGILSHVLSNITDTSYLIGDGTGRGSANAKYFVFESDEYERHFMPYHPEYSIITNIDFDHPDYFTSLEDVFNAFNDYAKQITKGLFIYGEDEQLRRITSKAPIYYYGFKEEGNDFVAHDLLRSTSGSGFKVSFRGQELGEFQIPSFGRHNIMNATAVIGLLYTAGLDLNLVREHLKTFGGVKRRFTEKIVNETVIIDDFAHHPTEIIATLDAARQKYPSKEIVAIFQPHTFTRTIALLDEFAEALNQADSVYLAQIYGSAREVDNGDVKVEDLAEKIVKRAKVIDVDNVSPLLDHDNAVYVFMGAGDIQTYEYSFERLLSNLTSNVQ from the coding sequence ATGACGAAAACCTATCATTTTATCGGGATTAAGGGCTCTGGTATGAGCGCTTTGGCTTTGATGCTGCACCAGATGGGCCATAAGGTTCAGGGCAGTGACGTTGATAAATATTATTTCACTCAGCGTGGTCTGGAGCAGGCTGGCATTTCCATTCTGCCTTTTGATGAAAAGAATATCCAGCCGGACTATGAAATCATTGCCGGCAATGCCTTTCGTCCAGATAACAATGTAGAAATTGCCTATGCAGACGCAAACGGCATCAGCTATAAACGCTACCATGAGTTTTTAGGTGGCTTTATGCGTGACTTTGTCAGCTTGGGAGTGGCTGGTGCCCACGGGAAGACCTCTACAACGGGTATTCTCTCCCATGTTCTCTCCAATATCACGGATACTAGCTATCTAATTGGTGACGGTACAGGCCGTGGTTCTGCCAATGCCAAGTATTTTGTCTTTGAGTCAGACGAGTACGAGCGTCATTTCATGCCCTATCATCCGGAATATTCGATTATTACCAATATCGACTTTGACCATCCGGATTATTTCACGAGTCTGGAAGATGTCTTTAATGCTTTCAATGACTATGCCAAGCAGATTACCAAAGGGCTTTTCATTTATGGAGAAGATGAGCAGCTGCGCCGGATTACGTCCAAGGCTCCGATTTACTACTATGGCTTCAAGGAAGAGGGCAATGACTTTGTCGCTCACGATCTCTTGCGTTCCACCAGCGGTTCAGGCTTTAAAGTTTCTTTCCGTGGGCAAGAGCTGGGTGAGTTCCAAATTCCAAGCTTTGGCCGCCACAACATTATGAATGCAACAGCAGTAATCGGTCTCTTGTATACTGCAGGTCTTGATTTGAATCTAGTTCGGGAGCACCTCAAGACCTTTGGTGGAGTTAAGCGCCGCTTTACTGAAAAGATTGTTAACGAAACAGTTATTATTGATGACTTTGCTCACCATCCGACGGAAATTATTGCGACTCTGGATGCAGCACGTCAGAAGTATCCAAGCAAGGAAATCGTGGCAATTTTCCAACCGCATACCTTCACTCGGACCATTGCTCTCTTGGACGAATTCGCGGAAGCTCTCAATCAGGCTGACTCAGTCTATCTAGCTCAGATTTACGGATCTGCGCGTGAAGTGGACAATGGTGATGTCAAGGTCGAAGATCTGGCTGAAAAGATTGTGAAGCGGGCAAAGGTCATTGACGTGGATAATGTTTCTCCGCTTCTTGACCACGATAATGCAGTTTATGTCTTTATGGGAGCTGGTGACATCCAGACCTATGAATATTCCTTTGAACGTCTCTTGTCCAATCTGACCAGCAACGTTCAGTAG
- a CDS encoding DEAD/DEAH box helicase → MAKLIPGKIRTEGINLAEAGKIEIIEAKDSFLYTRIDEQNLRYSLNDDAIFCSCDFFKKKKYCAHLAGLEYFLKNDIDGKTFLENMEKKETSQQETQKLVSFGSLFLDKIFSEKSKEDIRYELSAFGQEDDYLGHILWTLRISRLPDERSYVIRDILSFLRTVVKKGYYQIGKSYYESISFEEFDEASQELLIFLQGLVKDSQGKETNLIFPNTGRNLFFPASLFEEGVDLLMNLTSFQLECGFYSYREVMFQDFHEDAGIYHFKVEENADYFELTVSEKNYKMLYDGQYILSGNTLYQLNHKQIILIKALRDLPIAQDGEKHLQFDGAEKAKLASSLSMFSEVGRVVAPKSLIIHEFTPHFSFDIAENREIVLTLLFEFEDRKIRCREELEKLPYASDFNHEQDIFKTMLSNGFSDNFVSQRLPLKSEEIYHFFSEVIPSFRKLGKVWLSDQLQELGASAKLDVSVQLNGGLLDIGFDFAGIAQSEIDAVLDSLFKEQDFFISKSGQVLIFDEETKEMSRTLQQLRSKRTKNGFIQTSSLAAYQLAEFFKGKDRVQFSKDVQQLAFDLTHPEEFPLPQLQVKADLRDYQETGVKWLSMLDKYGFGGILADDMGLGKTLQTISFLSSRIDDSKKVLILAPSSLIYNWSDEFAKFAPHLDVAVVYGLKNVRDELIAEKHQITITSYASFRQDVEEYKDNHFQYLILDEAQVMKNDQTKIAQYLRDFEVEHTYALSGTPIENNLGELWSIFQIVMPGLLPSKKEFLKLPAEKVARYIKPFVMRRKKEDVLQELPDLIEVAYRNELADSQKTIYLALLKQMQDRIIHATEDEINRSKIEILSGLMRLRQICDTPKLFMEDYEGESGKLESLRELLEQIQDGNRRVLIFSQFRGMLDIIESELDKLGMESFKITGSTPAKERQDMTTAFNDGQRSAFLISLKAGGVGLNLTGADTVILVDLWWNPAVEAQAIGRAHRIGQERNVEVYRMITRGTIEEKIQELQESKRNLVSTILDGAEAKSSLSVEEIREILGISAE, encoded by the coding sequence ATGGCAAAATTAATTCCTGGTAAGATTCGGACAGAAGGAATAAACTTAGCCGAAGCTGGAAAAATTGAAATTATAGAAGCCAAGGATTCTTTTTTATACACTCGGATTGATGAACAAAATTTACGGTATAGTTTAAATGATGATGCTATTTTTTGTTCCTGCGATTTTTTTAAAAAGAAAAAATACTGTGCTCATTTAGCTGGTTTAGAATATTTTCTAAAAAACGATATAGATGGTAAGACTTTTTTGGAAAATATGGAGAAAAAAGAAACTTCACAGCAGGAAACACAAAAATTAGTATCTTTCGGAAGTTTATTTCTAGATAAAATCTTTTCTGAAAAATCTAAAGAGGATATTCGATATGAATTATCTGCTTTTGGTCAAGAAGATGATTACCTTGGACATATTCTTTGGACTCTGAGAATTTCGCGTTTGCCAGATGAACGTTCTTATGTCATTCGAGATATTTTATCTTTTTTGAGGACCGTGGTAAAAAAAGGATATTATCAAATTGGAAAAAGCTATTATGAATCAATTAGCTTTGAAGAATTTGATGAGGCTAGTCAGGAACTCCTCATTTTTTTACAGGGGCTAGTAAAGGATAGCCAAGGAAAAGAAACCAATTTAATTTTTCCAAATACAGGACGCAATTTATTTTTTCCTGCAAGTCTATTTGAAGAAGGCGTCGATCTATTAATGAATCTCACATCATTCCAGTTGGAATGTGGCTTCTATAGTTATAGAGAAGTTATGTTTCAGGATTTTCATGAGGATGCTGGGATTTATCACTTTAAGGTTGAAGAAAATGCCGATTACTTTGAATTAACGGTTTCAGAAAAGAACTATAAAATGTTGTATGATGGTCAGTATATTTTATCTGGCAATACCCTTTACCAATTAAATCATAAACAAATCATTTTAATAAAAGCATTAAGAGATTTACCAATAGCTCAAGACGGGGAAAAGCATTTGCAGTTTGATGGGGCTGAAAAAGCTAAACTGGCAAGCAGTTTGTCCATGTTTAGTGAAGTAGGTCGAGTTGTAGCACCGAAATCACTAATAATACACGAATTTACGCCTCACTTTAGTTTTGACATAGCGGAAAATCGGGAAATCGTTTTAACACTCCTTTTTGAATTTGAGGATAGAAAGATAAGGTGTAGAGAAGAACTAGAGAAATTACCTTATGCTAGTGATTTTAATCATGAGCAAGACATTTTTAAAACGATGCTATCTAATGGTTTTTCTGACAATTTTGTCAGTCAACGGTTACCTTTGAAATCGGAGGAGATTTATCATTTCTTTTCTGAGGTTATTCCGTCATTTAGAAAATTGGGTAAGGTTTGGTTATCTGATCAATTGCAGGAGCTAGGAGCTTCTGCAAAACTAGATGTTTCAGTTCAACTTAATGGTGGTCTTTTAGATATTGGTTTCGATTTTGCTGGCATTGCGCAGTCAGAGATTGACGCAGTTCTTGATTCGCTCTTTAAGGAGCAGGACTTCTTTATCAGTAAGTCCGGGCAAGTCTTGATTTTCGATGAAGAGACCAAGGAGATGAGTCGGACTTTGCAGCAGCTGCGGAGTAAGCGGACTAAAAATGGCTTCATTCAGACCAGCAGTCTGGCAGCTTATCAACTGGCAGAGTTTTTTAAGGGCAAGGATAGGGTACAGTTTTCAAAAGATGTACAGCAGCTGGCCTTTGACCTGACTCACCCTGAGGAATTTCCTCTTCCCCAGCTGCAAGTCAAGGCTGACCTTCGGGATTACCAAGAGACGGGTGTCAAGTGGTTATCCATGCTGGATAAGTATGGCTTCGGTGGCATCTTGGCTGACGATATGGGACTAGGGAAAACCCTGCAGACAATTTCTTTTCTGAGTTCGCGTATAGATGACTCTAAGAAAGTCTTAATCTTGGCGCCATCCAGCCTGATTTACAACTGGAGCGATGAGTTTGCTAAATTTGCTCCGCATTTGGATGTGGCGGTGGTGTATGGTCTGAAAAATGTTCGTGATGAGCTGATTGCGGAGAAGCATCAGATTACCATTACCAGCTATGCTTCCTTCAGGCAGGATGTGGAAGAATACAAGGACAACCACTTCCAGTATCTGATTTTGGATGAGGCTCAGGTCATGAAGAATGACCAGACCAAGATTGCCCAGTATTTGCGGGATTTTGAAGTGGAGCATACTTATGCCCTTTCTGGGACGCCGATTGAGAATAATCTGGGAGAACTTTGGTCTATTTTCCAGATTGTCATGCCAGGACTTTTGCCAAGCAAAAAGGAATTTTTAAAACTGCCGGCTGAGAAAGTCGCCCGCTATATCAAACCATTTGTTATGCGGCGCAAGAAAGAAGATGTGCTGCAGGAATTGCCTGATTTGATTGAAGTAGCTTATCGCAATGAATTGGCAGATAGTCAGAAGACCATTTATCTGGCTCTGCTCAAACAAATGCAGGACAGAATTATCCATGCGACAGAAGATGAAATCAACCGCAGCAAGATAGAGATTCTGTCAGGTCTTATGCGTCTCCGCCAGATCTGTGATACTCCGAAGCTGTTTATGGAAGATTACGAGGGCGAGAGCGGTAAGCTAGAAAGTTTGCGGGAATTACTTGAACAGATACAAGATGGTAATCGTCGTGTCCTCATATTTTCACAATTTCGTGGTATGCTGGATATTATTGAGAGTGAGCTGGATAAGCTAGGCATGGAGTCCTTTAAGATTACAGGCTCTACTCCAGCCAAGGAGCGTCAGGACATGACAACAGCCTTCAATGACGGCCAGCGATCAGCCTTTCTAATCTCCCTCAAGGCTGGAGGTGTCGGTCTCAATCTGACCGGTGCAGACACAGTCATCTTGGTCGATCTCTGGTGGAATCCAGCGGTTGAGGCCCAGGCCATCGGCCGTGCCCACCGTATCGGTCAGGAGCGCAATGTCGAAGTCTATCGGATGATTACACGGGGAACGATTGAGGAGAAGATACAGGAGTTGCAGGAGAGCAAGCGCAATCTGGTTTCGACTATTCTGGACGGAGCAGAAGCCAAATCTAGTCTTTCTGTGGAGGAAATTCGAGAAATTCTGGGAATTTCGGCAGAATAG
- the mltG gene encoding endolytic transglycosylase MltG, with the protein MLGIMMKEVKFLTEKSQDKEKNLSFKEQILKDLAGEKEEQTPSSTSQSEADSASAKETAAADDFEARPASVDVSYKVAENEKAHPQVYGRVDEEDKKPNEVLSRANRANNTVKKKRQNTLARRIMTTVLLIVLLGLVVTGVVGYTYVSSALKPVDANATEYVTVEVPEGSSSKQIGEILEKKGLIKNAQVFSLYSKIKSFNNYQSGYYNLQKSMDLDTIARQLQEGGTDTPQPPVVGKVTIPEGYTLEQIAEAVTVNAAATSKKTSKTPFSKDDFLAKVQDEAFISKMAAKYPQLLGTLPSKDSGVKYRLEGYLFPATYNYGEDADLESLIDQMLGAMNTNLSSYYSTIESKNLTVNEVLTLASLVEKEGSTDQDRKDIASVFYNRLNQAMPLQSNIAILYAQGKLGKKTTLKEDAEIDTNIDSPFNVYKKEGLMPGPVDSPSMSALEATINPSKTDYLYFVANVETGAVYFANTYEEHAKNVEEHVNSKLTQSSSTD; encoded by the coding sequence ATGTTAGGGATTATGATGAAGGAGGTCAAATTTTTGACTGAAAAATCACAAGACAAAGAGAAGAATCTGAGCTTTAAAGAGCAGATTTTGAAAGACTTAGCTGGAGAAAAGGAAGAACAAACTCCCTCTTCAACTAGCCAGTCAGAAGCGGACTCTGCTTCTGCAAAAGAAACAGCAGCTGCGGACGACTTTGAAGCTAGACCGGCTTCGGTAGATGTTTCCTACAAGGTTGCAGAGAATGAAAAGGCTCACCCTCAGGTCTATGGCCGAGTGGATGAGGAAGATAAGAAGCCCAATGAGGTTCTATCTCGGGCTAATCGGGCCAACAATACGGTCAAGAAAAAACGTCAAAACACCTTAGCCCGCAGGATTATGACAACGGTTTTGCTGATTGTCCTGCTGGGACTTGTAGTCACAGGAGTTGTCGGCTATACTTATGTATCTTCAGCTCTTAAACCTGTTGATGCAAATGCAACAGAGTATGTGACGGTTGAAGTACCAGAAGGCTCTAGCTCTAAACAGATTGGGGAAATCCTCGAGAAAAAGGGGCTGATTAAAAATGCTCAAGTTTTTAGTCTCTATTCCAAAATTAAAAGCTTTAACAATTACCAGTCTGGCTATTACAATCTCCAGAAGAGTATGGACCTAGATACCATTGCTCGACAGCTTCAGGAAGGTGGAACAGATACACCGCAACCACCAGTTGTTGGTAAGGTTACTATTCCTGAAGGCTATACACTGGAGCAGATTGCAGAGGCTGTGACGGTTAATGCAGCTGCAACTTCTAAGAAGACTAGCAAGACACCTTTTAGCAAGGACGATTTCCTAGCTAAGGTGCAGGATGAAGCTTTCATTTCCAAGATGGCTGCTAAATATCCACAGCTGCTGGGCACATTGCCAAGCAAGGACAGCGGAGTCAAGTACCGCTTAGAAGGTTATCTCTTCCCTGCCACTTATAACTATGGTGAGGATGCGGATTTGGAAAGCTTGATTGACCAGATGTTGGGCGCAATGAATACCAATCTGTCTTCTTACTACTCTACTATTGAATCAAAGAACTTGACGGTTAATGAAGTCTTAACACTTGCTTCTCTAGTGGAAAAAGAAGGTTCGACAGATCAGGATCGCAAAGATATTGCCAGCGTATTTTACAATCGTCTCAATCAAGCGATGCCACTTCAGAGTAATATCGCTATCCTTTATGCTCAAGGCAAGCTAGGAAAGAAAACGACTCTGAAAGAGGATGCTGAAATTGATACCAATATCGACTCGCCTTTCAATGTCTATAAAAAAGAAGGGCTTATGCCTGGGCCAGTCGATAGTCCAAGCATGTCAGCTCTGGAAGCTACCATTAATCCAAGTAAGACGGACTACCTCTACTTTGTGGCAAATGTTGAAACAGGCGCTGTTTACTTCGCCAATACTTATGAGGAACACGCCAAAAATGTTGAGGAGCATGTCAACAGCAAGCTCACTCAATCCAGCAGCACTGATTAA
- a CDS encoding GNAT family N-acetyltransferase, producing MEAPIRIRQADLSDWEEILAIEQLNFPAVEAASSEVLKERIEQIPDTFLLAELHGQLAGYIVGPAVQVRYLTYDLFSKVGAIPPEGGFIAVQSLSVHPDFQRQGVGTLLLAALKETAVQQNRKGISLTCHDELIPYYEMNGFVHEGISDSTHGGAVWSDMVWENPNFKEK from the coding sequence ATGGAAGCACCGATTCGAATCAGACAGGCTGACTTGAGCGACTGGGAGGAAATTCTTGCAATTGAACAGCTGAATTTTCCAGCAGTAGAAGCAGCCAGTTCAGAAGTTCTCAAAGAGCGGATTGAGCAGATTCCAGATACTTTTTTGCTAGCAGAGCTGCATGGTCAGCTGGCGGGCTATATTGTTGGACCAGCTGTTCAGGTGCGATATTTGACATATGACCTCTTTAGCAAGGTGGGTGCTATTCCTCCAGAAGGTGGCTTCATTGCTGTCCAAAGTCTGTCCGTCCATCCTGATTTTCAGAGGCAGGGGGTCGGAACCTTGTTGCTTGCAGCTCTCAAGGAGACAGCTGTTCAGCAAAATCGAAAGGGCATTAGCCTAACCTGTCATGATGAGCTGATACCTTATTATGAGATGAATGGTTTCGTCCACGAAGGGATTTCTGACTCAACTCATGGTGGGGCTGTTTGGTCTGATATGGTGTGGGAAAATCCCAATTTTAAGGAGAAGTGA
- a CDS encoding cystathionine gamma-synthase, with product MTDKQFPLVSDDEIMLTEMPHMNLYDELDLISNITGDYTDRNYLEWMPIVDSSRHAPIAASQAIRRPLQKQSAFKDFKKPIDKKDPAIRYAEQAREEARADLKKKRSAPYLTSDLPTKVRNRKLPIASNAERPKPTAPFQKNTSGEFTKFGDRLQQENYILADIHPEYSPQPQEPEEKPKKNNYDFLKTSQIYNQDRAKEEQLKHSKAQELNLTGLDSE from the coding sequence ATGACTGATAAACAATTTCCTCTGGTGTCAGATGATGAAATCATGCTGACGGAAATGCCGCATATGAATCTTTATGATGAACTGGATCTCATTAGCAACATTACCGGAGACTATACAGACCGTAATTATTTGGAATGGATGCCGATTGTGGACTCCAGCAGGCATGCTCCCATCGCTGCCAGTCAGGCTATCAGAAGACCGCTGCAAAAGCAGTCTGCTTTCAAGGATTTTAAAAAGCCGATTGATAAGAAAGATCCAGCCATTCGTTATGCTGAGCAGGCACGCGAGGAAGCTCGGGCAGATTTGAAAAAGAAGCGTTCAGCACCTTATCTGACCAGCGACCTTCCGACTAAGGTCCGCAACAGAAAGCTTCCGATAGCTTCTAATGCGGAAAGACCTAAGCCAACAGCCCCTTTTCAAAAGAATACATCGGGCGAATTTACGAAGTTTGGCGACAGGCTTCAGCAGGAAAACTATATTTTGGCGGATATTCATCCTGAGTATAGCCCTCAGCCGCAGGAGCCGGAAGAAAAGCCTAAGAAGAACAATTATGATTTTTTAAAAACCAGTCAGATCTATAATCAGGATAGGGCTAAGGAGGAGCAGTTGAAGCATTCCAAGGCTCAAGAGCTGAATTTGACAGGCTTGGACAGCGAATAA
- a CDS encoding GNAT family N-acetyltransferase, protein MIIRQAQMADLDAIYAIELENFSPEEAVSRESLAAHIQTLSSTFLVAERDGKILGYLEGPVRPERYLKDISFTEEIEDYGHLDGGFISLTSLSISKDAQGMGVGRKLLEAMKEIAIAEERHGINLTCHDYLTAYYEKHAFVNEGLSKSTYAGATWFDMVWENPSLKLQKNQ, encoded by the coding sequence ATGATTATCCGTCAAGCTCAAATGGCTGACTTAGATGCCATTTATGCTATCGAATTGGAAAATTTCAGTCCAGAAGAGGCTGTTAGCCGCGAAAGTCTAGCAGCACATATCCAAACCCTATCTTCAACTTTTTTGGTGGCAGAAAGGGATGGTAAGATTCTGGGCTATCTGGAAGGACCTGTCCGTCCAGAACGTTATTTAAAGGATATTTCCTTTACAGAGGAGATTGAAGATTATGGTCATCTGGACGGTGGCTTTATCTCATTGACTAGCCTTTCTATCTCGAAAGATGCTCAGGGGATGGGGGTTGGTCGCAAGCTTTTGGAAGCTATGAAAGAGATTGCTATAGCAGAAGAACGGCACGGTATCAATCTGACCTGCCACGACTACCTCACCGCTTACTACGAAAAACATGCTTTTGTAAATGAAGGTTTGTCAAAATCAACTTACGCAGGTGCTACTTGGTTTGATATGGTCTGGGAAAACCCTAGTCTCAAACTGCAAAAAAACCAATAA